TACCAAAAAACTTTAATTCTTGAAGCATTAAATGAAACAAACTGGGTTAAATCAAAAGCAGCGGAACTATTGAAAATGAATAGAACTACCCTTGTTGAAAAAATAAAAAAATTGAAATTAGAAAATCCTAATTTAAACAATGATGAATAAAAAAAACGTTTAAAATGATATGCTGTTCAGCTTATTAAGGCTAAAAATACTGGAAATACAGTTTTTTTATTACAAAAATAATAATCATATGTCATTTTTTTAGTTTAAACTTTTTAATTATGGATTCCGGCTTTCGCCAGAATGATAGCACAACAGTCACGTCATTCCGGCGAAAGCCGGAATCCAGTTTAAATATCATTTTTTTTGAAAGTGTTTTAACTTCTTTTTTATTTCTCCACAATGACAAACTTGAGACAATCTGTTTGACAAAGGTATTTCGTTTATCTGTCCGCCAGCTCTTTCAGCCTTGCTTTTCAGTATTGATACAAACATACCAGGTGCTCTGAAATTTATACTTTTTCCGAATATTTTTTGCCACGCCCTATATGATATTTTTTCTAAATTAACATTATTTCCTATACTTATTACTTTATTCGCTGTTCTTCCTAATACGCTTTTTCTATGACCTGACAGCTTTCTGTTTGCTTCTGCTAATTTCTCTTGTGTTTTTATATATCTTTTTGTTTTCTTCCAAATCTTCCGTCCTTTTTTTACTGTGCCGTCTTCATTATAATTTTTAGGATTATTTTTTCTTCTTGAACGGTCAAGTTTCCTATTTATAATATAAAACTTGGAGTTATTTTTTTCACAAACACCTACCTACTTTTGCCATTGGCTTTTTACATATTCCAAAATCTTGTCTTGTTAAACATCTCCAAATGTTCCTACAAAATATGAATTTGTCCAAAAAGAAGGAAGTTTTAAAAGTTCTGGAAATTCTTGTCTTAAATATCGTGATGTTACACCTTTTAGCCTCTTTACAGCTGCTAAAAGAATAACATTGATTTCATCACAAATTTTTTTAATTATTTCTTTGAGTCTTATCTCACATTTCGCTCTTTAGAAAAGGAATTATTTTTTTTATTAGCTCCGTTAGGAGCGAACTGTTTGTAGCAATTTTAATTAAAACCCAAT
This Desulfobacterales bacterium DNA region includes the following protein-coding sequences:
- a CDS encoding transposase codes for the protein MRLKEIIKKICDEINVILLAAVKRLKGVTSRYLRQEFPELLKLPSFWTNSYFVGTFGDV